One region of Myxocyprinus asiaticus isolate MX2 ecotype Aquarium Trade chromosome 38, UBuf_Myxa_2, whole genome shotgun sequence genomic DNA includes:
- the LOC127429133 gene encoding prolyl 4-hydroxylase subunit alpha-2-like isoform X1, with translation MDINRGVQSCLTMSTFLVITVFALSCLFSATQAEIFTSICQMTDLIFTERELVQSLKEYIKAEESKLEAVKSWANKLDLLTRVSTSDPEGFLGHPVNAYKLMKRLNTEWSELESLVLQDPSDGFISNMSVHRQYFPDEEDEKGAAKALMRLQDTYKLDSESFSKGKLPGVRYNALLTVDDCFDMGKLAYNENDYYHSVLWMQQALRQMDAGEEAKTLKADILDYLSYSVYQMGDLPRAIELTRRLVAIDPSHQRAGGNLRYFERLLTKELRDMGQSQQELADERPIQLDTYERPKDYLPEREVYEALCRGEGVKMTPRRQSRLFCRYQDGNRNPRLLLKPMKEEDEWDSPHIVRFLEALSDEEIEKIKELAKPKLARATVRDPKTGVLTVAHYRVSKSAWLEGEDDPVIVRVNQRIEDITGLTVDTAELLQVANYGVGGQYEPHYDFSRKDEPDAFKSLGTGNRVATFLNYMSDVEAGGATVFPDFGAAIWPRKGTAVFWYNLFKSGEGDYRTRHAACPVLVGSKWVSNKWIHERGQEFRRPCGLTEVD, from the exons gTCTTGCTTGACAATGTCGACGTTTCTGGTGATAACCGTGTTTGCTCTGTCATGCCTCTTTTCGGCCACGCAAGCAGAAATCTTCACATCAATTT GCCAAATGACAGACCTGATATTTACAGAGAGGGAGCTCGTCCAATCCCTGAAAGAATACATCAAAGCAGAGGAATCCAAACTTGAAGCTGTGAAGAG CTGGGCTAATAAACTGGATCTGTTGACACGTGTGTCCACCTCGGACCCTGAAGGCTTCCTGGGTCACCCGGTGAACGCCTACAAGCTGATGAAGAGACTGAACACGGAGTGGTCAGAACTAGAGAGCTTGGTGCTACAGGATCCTTCAGATG GCTTCATCTCCAACATGTCGGTGCACAGACAGTATTTCCCTGATGAAGAGGATGAGAAAGGAGCAGCTAAAGCTCTGATGCGTCTGCAGGACACGTATAAACTGGATTCTGAGAGCTTCTCTAAAGGCAAACTGCCAG GGGTGCGCTACAATGCTCTACTGACAGTAGATGACTGCTTTGACATGGGGAAACTGGCGTACAATGAGAATGACTATTATCATTCAGTGCTGTGGATGCAGCAGGCCCTCAGACAGATGGACGCTGGAGAAGAGGCAAAGACACTGAAGGCTGATATTTTAGATTATCTCAGCTATTCAGTCTATCAGATGGGAGACCTGCCACGAGCCATCGAGCTCACACGACGTCTGGTGGCCATTG ATCCCAGCCACCAGAGGGCAGGAGGGAACCTGCGCTACTTTGAGCGTTTGCTTACTAAAGAGCTGAGGGACATGGGTCAGAGCCAACAGGAGCTAGCGGATGAGAGACCAATTCAGCTGGACACTTATGAGCGACCCAAAGACTACCTGCCTGAGAGAGAGGTGTATGAGGCCCTGTGCAGGGGAGAGGGCGTCAAAATG ACTCCACGGAGACAGAGCCGACTGTTCTGCCGCTATCAGGATGGAAACCGAAACCCTCGTCTGCTGCTCAAGCCGATGAAGGAGGAGGATGAGTGGGACAGTCCTCATATCGTCCGCTTCCTGGAGGCCTTGTCTGACGAAGAGATCGAGAAGATCAAAGAGTTAGCCAAACCCAAG CTTGCAAGGGCCACAGTGAGAGATCCAAAAACAGGTGTCCTGACAGTCGCCCATTATAGAGTTTCCAAAAG TGCGTGGTTGGAAGGAGAGGATGATCCAGTGATAGTGCGGGTCAATCAGAGGATAGAGGACATCACTGGATTAACTGTGGACACTGCAGAACTGCTTCAG GTGGCTAACTATGGCGTTGGAGGTCAATATGAACCACATTATGATTTCTCTAGG AAAGATGAACCTGATGCTTTCAAATCATTAGGCACTGGAAATCGTGTGGctacttttttaaattat ATGAGTGATGTGGAGGCTGGTGGAGCTACTGTATTCCCAGATTTTGGTGCTGCTATCTGGCCTAGAAAG GGAACAGCAGTATTCTGGTACAACCTCTTTAAGAGTGGAGAAGGAGACTACAGGACGAGACACGCAGCCTGTCCTGTTCTAGTAGGCAGTAAATGGG tttcaaacaaatggattcatgaGAGAGGTCAAGAGTTCAGACGACCATGTGGCCTGACTGAAGTGGACTGA
- the LOC127429133 gene encoding prolyl 4-hydroxylase subunit alpha-2-like isoform X3 yields MSTFLVITVFALSCLFSATQAEIFTSICQMTDLIFTERELVQSLKEYIKAEESKLEAVKSWANKLDLLTRVSTSDPEGFLGHPVNAYKLMKRLNTEWSELESLVLQDPSDGFISNMSVHRQYFPDEEDEKGAAKALMRLQDTYKLDSESFSKGKLPGVRYNALLTVDDCFDMGKLAYNENDYYHSVLWMQQALRQMDAGEEAKTLKADILDYLSYSVYQMGDLPRAIELTRRLVAIDPSHQRAGGNLRYFERLLTKELRDMGQSQQELADERPIQLDTYERPKDYLPEREVYEALCRGEGVKMTPRRQSRLFCRYQDGNRNPRLLLKPMKEEDEWDSPHIVRFLEALSDEEIEKIKELAKPKLARATVRDPKTGVLTVAHYRVSKSAWLEGEDDPVIVRVNQRIEDITGLTVDTAELLQVANYGVGGQYEPHYDFSRKDEPDAFKSLGTGNRVATFLNYMSDVEAGGATVFPDFGAAIWPRKGTAVFWYNLFKSGEGDYRTRHAACPVLVGSKWVSNKWIHERGQEFRRPCGLTEVD; encoded by the exons ATGTCGACGTTTCTGGTGATAACCGTGTTTGCTCTGTCATGCCTCTTTTCGGCCACGCAAGCAGAAATCTTCACATCAATTT GCCAAATGACAGACCTGATATTTACAGAGAGGGAGCTCGTCCAATCCCTGAAAGAATACATCAAAGCAGAGGAATCCAAACTTGAAGCTGTGAAGAG CTGGGCTAATAAACTGGATCTGTTGACACGTGTGTCCACCTCGGACCCTGAAGGCTTCCTGGGTCACCCGGTGAACGCCTACAAGCTGATGAAGAGACTGAACACGGAGTGGTCAGAACTAGAGAGCTTGGTGCTACAGGATCCTTCAGATG GCTTCATCTCCAACATGTCGGTGCACAGACAGTATTTCCCTGATGAAGAGGATGAGAAAGGAGCAGCTAAAGCTCTGATGCGTCTGCAGGACACGTATAAACTGGATTCTGAGAGCTTCTCTAAAGGCAAACTGCCAG GGGTGCGCTACAATGCTCTACTGACAGTAGATGACTGCTTTGACATGGGGAAACTGGCGTACAATGAGAATGACTATTATCATTCAGTGCTGTGGATGCAGCAGGCCCTCAGACAGATGGACGCTGGAGAAGAGGCAAAGACACTGAAGGCTGATATTTTAGATTATCTCAGCTATTCAGTCTATCAGATGGGAGACCTGCCACGAGCCATCGAGCTCACACGACGTCTGGTGGCCATTG ATCCCAGCCACCAGAGGGCAGGAGGGAACCTGCGCTACTTTGAGCGTTTGCTTACTAAAGAGCTGAGGGACATGGGTCAGAGCCAACAGGAGCTAGCGGATGAGAGACCAATTCAGCTGGACACTTATGAGCGACCCAAAGACTACCTGCCTGAGAGAGAGGTGTATGAGGCCCTGTGCAGGGGAGAGGGCGTCAAAATG ACTCCACGGAGACAGAGCCGACTGTTCTGCCGCTATCAGGATGGAAACCGAAACCCTCGTCTGCTGCTCAAGCCGATGAAGGAGGAGGATGAGTGGGACAGTCCTCATATCGTCCGCTTCCTGGAGGCCTTGTCTGACGAAGAGATCGAGAAGATCAAAGAGTTAGCCAAACCCAAG CTTGCAAGGGCCACAGTGAGAGATCCAAAAACAGGTGTCCTGACAGTCGCCCATTATAGAGTTTCCAAAAG TGCGTGGTTGGAAGGAGAGGATGATCCAGTGATAGTGCGGGTCAATCAGAGGATAGAGGACATCACTGGATTAACTGTGGACACTGCAGAACTGCTTCAG GTGGCTAACTATGGCGTTGGAGGTCAATATGAACCACATTATGATTTCTCTAGG AAAGATGAACCTGATGCTTTCAAATCATTAGGCACTGGAAATCGTGTGGctacttttttaaattat ATGAGTGATGTGGAGGCTGGTGGAGCTACTGTATTCCCAGATTTTGGTGCTGCTATCTGGCCTAGAAAG GGAACAGCAGTATTCTGGTACAACCTCTTTAAGAGTGGAGAAGGAGACTACAGGACGAGACACGCAGCCTGTCCTGTTCTAGTAGGCAGTAAATGGG tttcaaacaaatggattcatgaGAGAGGTCAAGAGTTCAGACGACCATGTGGCCTGACTGAAGTGGACTGA
- the LOC127429133 gene encoding prolyl 4-hydroxylase subunit alpha-2-like isoform X2: MDINRGVQSCLTMSTFLVITVFALSCLFSATQAEIFTSICQMTDLIFTERELVQSLKEYIKAEESKLEAVKSWANKLDLLTRVSTSDPEGFLGHPVNAYKLMKRLNTEWSELESLVLQDPSDGFISNMSVHRQYFPDEEDEKGAAKALMRLQDTYKLDSESFSKGKLPGVRYNALLTVDDCFDMGKLAYNENDYYHSVLWMQQALRQMDAGEEAKTLKADILDYLSYSVYQMGDLPRAIELTRRLVAIDPSHQRAGGNLRYFERLLTKELRDMGQSQQELADERPIQLDTYERPKDYLPEREVYEALCRGEGVKMTPRRQSRLFCRYQDGNRNPRLLLKPMKEEDEWDSPHIVRFLEALSDEEIEKIKELAKPKLARATVRDPKTGVLTVAHYRVSKSAWLEGEDDPVIVRVNQRIEDITGLTVDTAELLQVANYGVGGQYEPHYDFSRRPFDTNLKVDGNRLATYLNYMSDVEAGGATVFPDFGAAIWPRKGTAVFWYNLFKSGEGDYRTRHAACPVLVGSKWVSNKWIHERGQEFRRPCGLTEVD, encoded by the exons gTCTTGCTTGACAATGTCGACGTTTCTGGTGATAACCGTGTTTGCTCTGTCATGCCTCTTTTCGGCCACGCAAGCAGAAATCTTCACATCAATTT GCCAAATGACAGACCTGATATTTACAGAGAGGGAGCTCGTCCAATCCCTGAAAGAATACATCAAAGCAGAGGAATCCAAACTTGAAGCTGTGAAGAG CTGGGCTAATAAACTGGATCTGTTGACACGTGTGTCCACCTCGGACCCTGAAGGCTTCCTGGGTCACCCGGTGAACGCCTACAAGCTGATGAAGAGACTGAACACGGAGTGGTCAGAACTAGAGAGCTTGGTGCTACAGGATCCTTCAGATG GCTTCATCTCCAACATGTCGGTGCACAGACAGTATTTCCCTGATGAAGAGGATGAGAAAGGAGCAGCTAAAGCTCTGATGCGTCTGCAGGACACGTATAAACTGGATTCTGAGAGCTTCTCTAAAGGCAAACTGCCAG GGGTGCGCTACAATGCTCTACTGACAGTAGATGACTGCTTTGACATGGGGAAACTGGCGTACAATGAGAATGACTATTATCATTCAGTGCTGTGGATGCAGCAGGCCCTCAGACAGATGGACGCTGGAGAAGAGGCAAAGACACTGAAGGCTGATATTTTAGATTATCTCAGCTATTCAGTCTATCAGATGGGAGACCTGCCACGAGCCATCGAGCTCACACGACGTCTGGTGGCCATTG ATCCCAGCCACCAGAGGGCAGGAGGGAACCTGCGCTACTTTGAGCGTTTGCTTACTAAAGAGCTGAGGGACATGGGTCAGAGCCAACAGGAGCTAGCGGATGAGAGACCAATTCAGCTGGACACTTATGAGCGACCCAAAGACTACCTGCCTGAGAGAGAGGTGTATGAGGCCCTGTGCAGGGGAGAGGGCGTCAAAATG ACTCCACGGAGACAGAGCCGACTGTTCTGCCGCTATCAGGATGGAAACCGAAACCCTCGTCTGCTGCTCAAGCCGATGAAGGAGGAGGATGAGTGGGACAGTCCTCATATCGTCCGCTTCCTGGAGGCCTTGTCTGACGAAGAGATCGAGAAGATCAAAGAGTTAGCCAAACCCAAG CTTGCAAGGGCCACAGTGAGAGATCCAAAAACAGGTGTCCTGACAGTCGCCCATTATAGAGTTTCCAAAAG TGCGTGGTTGGAAGGAGAGGATGATCCAGTGATAGTGCGGGTCAATCAGAGGATAGAGGACATCACTGGATTAACTGTGGACACTGCAGAACTGCTTCAG GTGGCTAACTATGGCGTTGGAGGTCAATATGAACCACATTATGATTTCTCTAGG CGTCCTTTTGACACCAACCTCAAAGTTGATGGAAATAGACTTGCCACCTATCTGAACTAC ATGAGTGATGTGGAGGCTGGTGGAGCTACTGTATTCCCAGATTTTGGTGCTGCTATCTGGCCTAGAAAG GGAACAGCAGTATTCTGGTACAACCTCTTTAAGAGTGGAGAAGGAGACTACAGGACGAGACACGCAGCCTGTCCTGTTCTAGTAGGCAGTAAATGGG tttcaaacaaatggattcatgaGAGAGGTCAAGAGTTCAGACGACCATGTGGCCTGACTGAAGTGGACTGA